The Magnolia sinica isolate HGM2019 chromosome 3, MsV1, whole genome shotgun sequence genome includes the window TGAATACCCATTGTAGTGAAATCCTATTATAGTGTGAGTGTGAGTGCgcgtgtttttttaaaaaaatttataggaGAGATgctgaaaatagaaaatattttcCCTGGTGGAAATAATAATGTTTTATTTCTAAAAGCATATTATATAACCAATGGATGTTATTTATTTAGGGTTTTTACTCAAgacttagtggtagactcacaagatatattttcaacactaaggtcaggGGTTCAAGTAAGCATCGTGGTGTGTGAAAATGTGTATGTGTGAGGGGGTgtgcataaaataataataataataataataataaataaataaataaataaactgttTTTTCATTACATCATATAGCAGCcataattgaaattaaattgttgtccttatatttaaaataataaagaaataacAACCATAATTGAAAAATACCGTTTGAATATTCTAAATAATGATTGATATTGACCATGCCTGTTTCCCTACATAACATGGTGTTAATGGCATGTTTGGTAGGCAACTGTAAGCAAAAAATATGACATAAGCGGAAGTTAAATCCCTTGTGCTTATTGACTTTGCTAAAGAAGACTtgcttttcctttatatttttcACCAATCATATAAAGGATAACATTTCTTAAATTAGAAGTaaaatctttttctttcatttggctttttttttttcttctttaaaaagaaaggttggactattttcttgagaaaggAAAAGCAAATTGAGATGCTTTACTACAACATTTATAGCTTTCTAAACATCTGTGTTGGCAATTTAGTTTGTTTTCTGTCACATTAAACGTGGATCGGTGTGTCAGAATAGATAAAAAAACTCAATccaaactgatcaactttgacCTTTAGTGTTGAAATAAGTAAATATGTTCAATATGAATATATATGACTAGATTCTGAGAATATCGATTGCTTATTTAGCAAGTTgtagaattttataatgatcagaCGATAATTAGAAAAGTGGGATCTTCTACTAAAGTTGAGTTACTTTGTGACTTTCATAAAAGATTACTTTCAAAATACCAGTACAATTAAATAAAATGAACAACTCACAATTAGTTAATATAAGCAAATGCAAAAATGCTTCTTTTGAAAGAATTGTATGATATTGGGTAGAGAACAAATCCAACATATGAGTGTAAATGTGGATTACAATAAAGATTATAACTAATAATTATTGCCACTTGATTAATGCTACTCCTATGATAAGTTGACATAAGAGTAAATTGATTGGTTTGTTTAGTTTGATTTAGATTGAATATTAGAGTTTACTTTATAGATTTCTTCTCTTATTTATAGAGTTCTATTATAGCTTTCTTTCAAATCCTTATCCCATTACTACAATGCTTAAAATAGTCGAAAAATTTTTCTCTAGATTATTCTATTGTTACGTTTTCCTTTCGTGACTGTTTCTCTTCTCTTGGCCAACTTTTTTCCTCTAGTATGCCTTTTATTTCTCGAACAACTTCAACTACATTTCTCTCATTACTCTTTAAACTTTTGAGTAACTCAACCACATTATTCTGTCGACCATCCACTAACATGTAAAATTAAATTTATACCAATTatgatttttctttaaaatattcaaaatattttaaagattttttcatTTACCTTTTATTTCTTATGCAATACCACATGTCACCGTCCTAttgattttctttaaaataattaaaaataatgcaACAATATAAAAATGTATTATAAATGTAAATTGATTGTGTTCTTCTTTTAGCGTTCTATGCAAACAATAAATGACCATTCCCAATTTAGCAATGGTTGCAAattggtccacacgtgtggcaatttgctctcctcttctttttattttttcttaatatTAACATTTTTTTAACGTTTTGTTTTTCAATATTCTTTAGGTGTGGTGAGTCACAATTGCACCTAACTACTTCTTCATGTTTCTATAGGTTATttatttatatgaaatccaatccatgaGGTATGCCTTTTTTATTGGGCGACCGGGTTAAAATTGGACAAATCAATAACTCAAGTGGGCACAACACAACAATTGAGATAGGACGTCAAGCATAGGTTTCTATGGGGGCATTTAAATTGGggatgcaatttttttttttttttttacacacgcacacacaccccatacACTCAcaccagtggaatttcaccacctatggatccGTGAACCCtttaccgggtgttgaaactcctgagagtctaccacctgagcaagagtaaggatcaaaTTGGGGATGCAATTCACTTCTATTGTTTTGGGTGAATTTCTGGTGCGTCATGGAGTGGATTGCACCAGCACATCCACGGTGGACCCTATAAGGTTCAGGTGCTGAGCATGTTGCACGTGTGAGACAGACTACCGACATCCCACAGTGCGCATTGTCATATGAATCCGTACTATTTTTACGACATGACAATGTCGGATCAAAGACTACTTCCCTATTCAACCATCAAGCCCAAACACATCGCATCGTGATAATGTGGCACACGTGTAGAAGATCTGGGGTGTTCAACGATAGCTACCATGGTGCATGCTTCCTATCCTACAAATCAAGCTTCGCCCACTAACGAGACGAGCAATGCATGCACGTTGAATTCAAACCCTTGGGTATCATTTCTCTGACCATCTCTCTTTTCATACCCGCGTGGACTTACTGATTAATAGACTGGCTGGATTTTTAGGTCTATGAACATTCTCTATCAGGCCATTCAATGAAAGTGTTTTCATGTTTTCAGTTCTGATTGGTGGGATCCATGGCtgatcaatctggaccatttCTGTATGCAATTTGATTAGACGGTGCTCAGAACTTTCCAATATCAGTAGTTTTAAGCATTTTttgagttgaatgtggaccgttgctgtaTTTTCGTCTtacttaattatttatttttaagccaCACACAAGCAGTGGAGTCGGTTTTTGCTAGGAGATTCTGTAGGTATGGTCCATCAACATTTATATGCAAAAGACCAATTGCATGGATTATTAAATCACGGGCAACCCTCATTAGAAAATAAATGGGTAGTTTAGGGCCACTTTCCCATATCATAGTGTATTTAAGCAAGCATGAGAGATTCAGCCGCTCATTTGGTGCGACCCACATGGTTAAAAGATTTAGTGACTTGGATTGACTCTTTAAGTCTTAAGTTGACACTAACCCAAGTTGGAGGTGAATCGGCCAAGTGAATTTGGTGTCGAAGTGATTGGAAGGTCATCTTAAAGTGAAATTAGTGACTTGGATTGACTCTTTAAGTCTCAAGTTGAAACTAACCCAAGTTGGAGGTGAATGGGCCAAGTGAATTTGGTGTCGAAGTGATTGGAAGGTCATCTTAAAGTGAAATTTATGTTGGACATCTGGCTGAATCTTTGCAAACGACTTAAATACAAGATGGGATATTTTAAGCAGCATAGTAACCTTGCATTGCagccaattcaatcaaacaatatcACACATATGAATGAGGGCCTCATTTACTTTTCAAAATCATGGCAACACAACATAATGCATCTAAGCTCAAATTAGCATATCCACGTAAGGGGGAACCAAGATTACCTATTGGGTGGCTGGCTAAGTGGTCAGCCGCTCATTGCTGCAGTATATACCACATATACTACACACACTAAAGTATATGTCTATGTATGAATTGATATTGTAATTTAAATACATGTTTATATACAAACCGATGCTGTAATTTAGACATGATATGATGGATGATGTCTGCATTATTATATCACATGCAACTATTGCATAAATTAAATTAGGAACACTAAAGACTTGTTTAGTAGATGCCTAaaattgagttcatctcattttaaataatataaaatgatctattagaAATCTATGTAAATATTGTTAAGATGaactcataatatatatatatatatataattaagatGAACTCATTTGTAGGCTTCTATCAAACAAGCTATTGTCGCGTGTGTGTGTAGAGGCATGCTCACCgatgcatgtgcgcaccttttcacacgtgtcatgagtGTCAAattcgaacggtccataagatgtggaatcccatgaaactttaggagtgaattttcaccttgatataagattctggtgggccataacaaagagaaattcaaatcaagggaagaaactgtttgcatttttcatggcttaccgaagttttggttcaaagtaaaaattcgtaCTAGGAGGTtccatgaggttctgcttcatgtggaccgtccagattttcgagactcatcacaAATGATGAGtactcaaaaaagttcgtatgtagtccgTACAAACTGGTTCGCCGGTGAGCgctccgctatatatatatataaaaaaaacttaataAGCACTAATAGATTAGGATCATGATTTCGAgttggtaaaaataaaaattccatcaggatCATAAATGATCCATAATTCACACTGAGCAATTTAAAATGAAGCGATTGAGGTGATTTTTATGATAGTACGGTTTGAAACAGTAATTGAGGTGACATTGGGTGCGACTCATGTCACAAGCGAATGTCGACCATTGGTTACCTCAGATTGGATTTCTTTACAACACTTGTTTTACCCACTAATCAATTTGGTGGGTCCACCATGTCGTACATGTAAAATTCAATTCATTTAaggcaaaagaaaagaaaaaaagaaaaagaaaaaagaaagctaGATCGACAACTCTGGATGCAGagccataggtttgtgtgtggaggAGCTTTGGTGTGTCTTTCTTGTCAAACTAGTTAATCATGTGTAACTcacggattaaaaaaaaaaggaaggaaggtAAGAAAGTTTGATAGAGAAATCAGATGGCCACAATTGCATGAACTTAGTCGTTTTCTGGGTAGTTATACATTTTTCCATTGCTGTGGCCATTTGAGTTTTTATTGAGGCTTATCTTCCATACGCATGAGTAAAAAATAATAGTTCTCACCTGCGGAGTGGTTTTTACATAtatagcatggtgggccccacaaagcaacAGTTGTTGTAGGCTATTACCGTTCGCTCATCTCTATCACAACCGTCCATATTTCACACATATGGGGTGGAGCCAAACCGAGGAACGGCCGGAACTCACCGACTTCTCAGTGAAACGCCCATCATCAAACGTGAGGTGGTGCGGGTTATCGAAATGAGGGGCCTTCATATCATTTCCCAACATCACATGTCATCTGCGTGCAGCTTTAATAAAACCCAATATTCGATCGAAGGCCCGCATCTCGTTTCGGGTTTTCCTGTGTGTTTTAGAGTCTTTGCCCGACCCGACGAGGGTTTTACCTACTTCTCCACTTTCTCTCTCCCAAAATCTTTCTTGAATGGCGAACAGCAATCTACCCCGTCGGATTATCAAGGTAAGGCCAGATCTCctcccatcccaaccatccatccttcCAATTTCACCAGAAAGCAAtctcccgtctctctctctctctctctctctctctctctcacacacacacacacacacacacacacacacacacaccccttttTAGGGTTTTGTTGATCCGGCCTTGATTCTTCGTTTCTTGACTTGAACAGGAAACGCAACGTCTCCTCAGCGaaccaggtttttttttttttttttttaaattctttataTTCATTTCGGCCACGTTTGGATGCGCTATGCTTTAGGTTCGCAGTGAATTCTGATGCGAAACAGGGAAAGTGAATTATCAAAACAGTTTcaaattataatattttttattaattttttttttatccactTTATAAATGAAAGTAATCACAAATTGGGTCGTCATATTTCACTTTGAGGGCGCGTTTGGATGCTCTGTTAGAATTGAGCTCCGATCAAAGTAGCGATTTCCTTCATGAGCATTTGTAGTGATGTTCTGGACTCCAAACTTCGATTATGTTTCTTTTGAGTCGGAATTGAAGGGTGTAGTTGCAATTTGGGGGCTGCTTCCTcgtcatttcctcttgattaaactgaattttcacaatccaattcacttgtgcatccaaacacagcctaaacaAAGTGGGGTTAGTAcagccccccttttttttttttttcctttcacttTTTTGCAATTCAATTATTGCAATGAATGTCAATTATGCATCCAAACATAGGTCTGGATTATGATTGTGTGGGTGTTGTTTGGTAATTGATAGAAACAGTTAATGGAAATGGGAGATTTTATGGGTTTTCTCCTTATCAGTTGTGATAATTGGATGCAGCTCCTGGAATTAGTGCTTCTCCTTCAGAAGATAATATGCGTTATTTCAATGTTATGATTCTTGGTCCAACACAGTCACCTTATGAAGGTGAGTAATGATTTATAATGTATTTGCTGAAATCTTTCAGTTTGTAGTTTGATGGAAATTTATAATTAGATTTGGATATGAACCGACGCTAccatgttctttttcttttctcattcAAATAAAAGCTCTTGGCATCTTAGATGGTTCTAATCAATGTAATTGGATCATGCGTAGTGGAAATAGGGGCAGAACATAATTTGGGGTGGAATCATGACAGGCCAAATGTTTACCTTTCAATATTTCATGCATCCATTTGAACTATTCTTCCTAAATTTTCAGCCTCAATTGTGGAGTTTTTCTTTTCAGTATGCATGGAAGAAGGCTGACTTCTCAAATAGGAATGAAAGTAATGTTTTGACATTGTTTCTCTTATCTTGCTCTTGAAATTGACAGAAGACTAGCACAAATTTGGCTAGAGATGGATAATATCATTCCTGGTTCATCACTTTAAGAAGAATGCATACGTTGGTTTCACAGTTATTGGATGAACATGTATTTTGCTTGCTCATTATGCATGATTGCTGGTTTGTACTTCTTCTGATGAATGAGGTCAAAGTCAAGTCACTGCTGGGTTTGCCAGAGTAACACTCTCCAGCATAGTTAAGGTGCTAGGCGCACACCGGATGCAACTGCCTTGACACACCTGAAACGCCTAGCCATGCCTAGGTGTAGTGATTCCAGACGATGCCTTGCTTTATAAAGCTTTGGGGGTTTGAACAACATATTTAGTTTGAAAGGAAAATTTAGCGAATGAATATGTTATGATGTAGGCAATGGGGAAAGAATATGATTTTGGGAAGATGTTTCGATAGGGGATACACATTCTCTCGAATGTTGAATTCCATCGATTGGCCAACTTAACCACGGATCAGAATATTACGGTAGTATTCCATGTTGTATAGGAACATGGGTAGTATTCCATGTTGTATGGTAACATGCTCCATTAAGAAATGGAAGAGTTTGTGGAGCTACCTAACTATCTTTTAACGTGTTCACTGAAAGAGAAGGATCACAATTGAACGATATGGAAAAGCGATAAGTTTGGCCAATTTTCAGTCTGGTCCTACTAAAAAATGCTTCTTCCTCCATTGGTGGGGGAAAGATGTGTTTATACAACTAGGGTTTAGTCTTACGGGGCACCACCAAAAGTAGCGACTTTTGGGTGGCTTGCAGGAAGAAGGAGAATCCTTACCATAGACAATCTACGGAAAAGGTCAATGGCAATCACTAACATTTATATCATTTGCATGGGTAATGCAGAGATGGTCAATCACCTTTGTCTTGTGTCCTTTTGCACAAAAAATACGGGGAAGCTTCTTTGTCACATTCAAGGTCCCTTAGGTGTTACCAAATTCAATAGGTGATCTATTCATTCTTGAAATGGAGTTAGGCTTGGTAGGGAGAGGAAAGTTCCTTGGAGGATCAGCCTTGCTTGCCAGTTTATGGGCACTATGGGGGGAAGAAACGATAGATGTTATTGGAATTCTTGCGtcttggaaggggatgtggctaTCGAAGCAAAGCACTTAGTAGTTAAATGGGCCTCCTCGTTAAAGAAATTCAAggattataatttttcttttcttttgaggtgGTAAATGTGGAGCTGTTTCCCTTGCCTTTcacaaagaaggaaaaaagaagaagcaatttactaggaaaaaaaaataaatcaatgttCACCCTTGTTGATCTGTCCACCCATGTAACAATTGTACACCCATATTTTACCAATGTCTCCTTGCATGTCTTCAAAAAATTCTTTTCATGGTGAATCTCTTTTTCAAGAGAGGTACGTGTAGCTTATGATCACTAGGCTTTCATCCCTAGTCCAAATTGCCCTATGGCTTCAATCGTTCTCTTCAAGCTTCTCAAATGAGTAGTTAAATGCGATCTTGGCCTGGTTCAACAGATAACCTACTTTTAGTATCTATATTCACCATGGACGCTCCTAGAGCAGTAAAATACTGTAATTGGATGCCTTTATCTGATCCATCTGAGTGCTGAGTCTTGCATTTTGAAGTCTTTTGAAGTACCCCCATCAATGGATCAACTTTTGCTTGCTTCTCTTGTTTTGAATCTATTACCCAAAAAATTGACCTATTCTAACATGGTAATGGCAATCTAGAAACACTTGCCCATCAGAATCCTGAACACAATAGAGCTATATTCCTTTTAAGATGATCATTTGACCATTGGCATTGGGAAAGGCCATATTTAGCATTGGATCTttcgaaaaaagaaagaaaaaagggggCCATGTTTAGCATTGGTCCAGGGTCCTCTTCTGGCTATTTTGCTGCAGTCTGCTTAGATGGGAATTATGAAAGAAGCAAACCTTTCTGTCAGTTAAGCGTAGACTAGCACCTTCCTGATCTAAATAAATGCTTACGATCTGGTCCACTAAGGCTAAAATGCCCAATTGAACATCTTTGCAGGCAAGCCACATTATGGGGCAAGCAGCCACAAATAATGAGTGTTTCCAACACATCAAACTTTAAAGAAAGGAGCTTCATGGTATCCAAACAATGGACCCTTTTCCACTTCCATGAAAGATGGGTTTCTGGAAAATGAACATCCATCTGGGATCTTGGATCACGAAGGGATTGGAAGCCCGTTCCAAGCAAACCAAGGACAATGGATCTATTTCTCCTCCGTTTTTGTAACTTTGACTATACTGACACTTGCAAGAACTTGAGATGGCACCACTAAAGCTGAGTGATTGTTGGTGGCGACACTTCATttacaaaattttctaagtagaaAACATACAATCCTCAACCAAGCAATTTTCTTTGCCCAACGAACCGTGTGGCCAATTTTTTGGTTAAAGCATTTATGTTATGACcattgttcaaagtatccccgatattacaATAATatccctcatattatccatatctctagCTTGGTAATACCGATACATTGGTAGCAATACCCATAATGCTGGcagtatcagaaatttcaggttACGGCAATATATCTCTAAGTATTGCCGATGTATCAATactgccaatgtattgatattgccaatttattgccaatattttcaacagtataaattccaggtgtcgcttgtattgccaatgtattgccaatatttctgacagtgtaaattccaggtgttgctttATTGCTAGTGTATCGGGGATATTTCGATgttatcaccaatgtatcga containing:
- the LOC131241020 gene encoding uncharacterized protein LOC131241020 isoform X2, giving the protein MRGLHIISQHHMSSACSFNKTQYSIEGPHLVSGFPVCFRVFARPDEGFTYFSTFSLPKSFLNGEQQSTPSDYQAPGISASPSEDNMRYFNVMILGPTQSPYEGSETIPILRTLVMTNELHNGGEMPQCPLLNNHNSLINSLFKCPPLPVIYKTPILLFV